A section of the Oreochromis niloticus isolate F11D_XX linkage group LG9, O_niloticus_UMD_NMBU, whole genome shotgun sequence genome encodes:
- the LOC109203538 gene encoding zinc finger protein 347 has translation MSSTQKDQHGARSQRSQEADKPHRRKREKTYSCDECGKGFTGKYELKQHQVIHTGERPFSCDLCGKTFSRKDSLKTHQLIHSGVKAYSCDQCGRAFTHSSYLQRHLVTHSGIKAYSCDICGKTFRLIGSRNIHLSIHTRHDVYSCDECGKEFTEKANLKRHQLIHTGERLFSCDLCGKSFSLNGHLKQHQLIHSGVKAYSCDQCGRAFTHSGSLQKHLVTHSGIKAYSCDICGRTFSLIGSRNIHLRIHTRHDVYCCEQCSKEFTTDAKLQRHMFTHTEGRPYKCDLCEKTFKAPHYLRRHQQIHTRKRLYKCSYCEKQSDTDGSSSQPCHHCGGGKDFRCDLCGKTFSWQAALKRHQRRHTGDKLKYCKECGRSFTTSRDLKQHELIHSGVKKHLCDQCGSSFTSATCAPISADSSEICCVTPLNFSSPRNRPSFFPTGRN, from the exons gaccaacatggagcgagaagtcagcgctctcaggaggccgacaaacctcacagaagaaagagagagaaaacatacagctgtgacgagtgtgggaagggtTTTACTGGGAAGTATGAACTAAAAcagcatcaggtcatccacactggagagagaccgttcagctgtgacttgtgtggaaagactTTTTCCAGGAAGGATTctctaaaaacacaccaactcatccacagtggagttaaagcgtacagctgtgatcagtgtggcagagcttttactcacagtagctacttacagaggcatctagttacccactctggaattaaggcatacagctgtgacatttgtggaaaaacttttaGGCTGATAGGGAGCCGAAATATACACCTAAgcattcacaccagacatgatgtgtacagctgtgacgagtgtgggaaggagtTTACTGAGAAGGCTAATCTAAAACGtcatcagctcatccacactggagagagactgttcagctgtgacttgtgtggaaagtctttttccttgAATGGTCACCtaaaacaacaccaactcatccacagtggagttaaagcgtacagctgtgatcagtgtggcagagcttttactcacagtgGTAGCTTACAGaagcatctagttacccactctggaattaaggcatacagctgtgacatttgtggaagAACTTTCAGCCTGATAGGGAGCCGAAATatacacctacgcattcacaccagacatgaTGTGTACTGCTGTGAACAGTGTAGCAAAGAGTTTACAACAGACGCAAAGTTACAACgacacatgtttacccacactgagggacgaccttataaatgtgacctgtgtgagaagacttttaaagctCCACATTACCTGAGacgacaccaacagatccacaccagaaagagactctacaagtgcagttactgtgag aagcagagcgacacagatggatccagttctcaaccctgtcatcactgtggtggtgggaaagactttcgttgtgacctctgtggaaaaactttcagttgGCAAGCCGCCCTAAAAAgacatcaacgtagacacactggagacaaactgaaatactgcaaagaatgtgggagaagcttcaCCACATCACGTGACTTAAAACAACATGAACTgattcacagtggggttaaaaagcacctctgtgatcagtgtgggtcatccttcacctcTGCAA CATGCGCTCCGATCTCCGCTGACTCATCAGAAATCTGCTGCGTCACCCCCCTGAACTTTTCCTCCCCCAGGAACCGCCCCTCCTTTTTTCCCACCGGACGCAATTAG